The following proteins are encoded in a genomic region of Sesamum indicum cultivar Zhongzhi No. 13 linkage group LG8, S_indicum_v1.0, whole genome shotgun sequence:
- the LOC105168603 gene encoding putative pectate lyase 2, whose amino-acid sequence MASSPSLPLTLALVLACTSTTLVLGSYNPPPNSYSKKIMNPIDSCWRANSMWASDRRALADCVVGFGKDAVGGKYGATYVVTDPSDDPESPKPGTLRYGAIQEKPLWIIFARSMVIRLKNELMMNSYKTIDGRGAKVEIAYGPCITIQHVSHVIIHGISIHDCKPGNQGIVRDSPIHMGHRRGSDGDAIDIFASTDIWIDHCYLARCTDGLIDVIHASTAITISNNYFSQHDKVMLFGHDDNNLEDKSIKVTVVFNHFGPGLFDVSSRVRLGYAHVANNRYDQWEMYAIGGSADPTIFSEGNYFMAPNSPDIKQVTKREVTSSGWKNWKWRSSRDKFFNGAYFVPSGYGSCAPGYTKAQSFNVADGSMVPALTADAGPLGCTASKAC is encoded by the exons ATGGCCTCCTCACCATCTCTCCCACTTACACTTGCTCTCGTTCTTGCTTGCACTTCAACAACACTAGTGCTTGGTTCTTACAACCCTCCGCCCAATTCATACAGCAAGAAAATCATGAACCCAATAGACTCCTGTTGGAGGGCCAACTCCATGTGGGCTTCCGACCGCCGTGCTCTGGCGGATTGTGTCGTCGGGTTCGGGAAGGATGCAGTCGGAGGGAAGTATGGTGCAACGTATGTTGTGACGGATCCATCGGATGACCCGGAAAGTCCCAAACCGGGTACACTGCGGTATGGTGCGATCCAAGAAAAACCACTGTGGATCATTTTTGCAAGAAGTATGGTTATTAGACTAAAGAATGAGCTGATGATGAATAGTTACAAGACCATAGATGGGAGAGGGGCCAAAGTGGAGATTGCTTATGGGCCGTGCATAACTATACAACATGTTAGTCATGTGATCATACATGGTATTAGCATTCATGATTGTAAGCCCGGAAATCAAGGCATAGTTCGGGACAGCCCGATTCACATGGGCCATCGTCGGGGCTCTGATGGTGATGCCATTGATATATTTGCTTCCACGGATATATGGATTGATCATTGTTACCTAGCACGTTGCACTGATGGGCTCATCGATGTGATTCATGCCTCGACTGCcatcaccatttctaacaattACTTCTCCCAACATGATAAA GTTATGTTATTCGGACACGACGACAACAATCTAGAGGACAAGAGCATCAAAGTCACAGTTGTCTTTAACCATTTTGGCCCCGGTTTATTTGATGTCTC gAGCAGGGTCAGGCTAGGTTATGCACACGTGGCTAACAACAGATACGACCAGTGGGAGATGTATGCCATTGGTGGAAGTGCTGATCCAACCATCTTCAGTGAAGGAAACTACTTCATGGCGCCTAATAGTCCTGATATAAAACAA GTTACAAAGAGAGAGGTTACAAGTAGTGGGTGGAAGAACTGGAAATGGAGGTCGTCGAGGGACAAATTCTTCAATGGGGCTTATTTTGTTCCTTCTGGATATGGGAGCTGCGCGCCAGGTTACACTAAAGCTCAGTCGTTTAACGTTGCTGATGGGTCGATGGTGCCTGCTCTGACAGCCGACGCCGGCCCCTTGGGCTGTACTGCCAGTAAAGCATGTTGA
- the LOC105168604 gene encoding proline synthase co-transcribed bacterial homolog protein — protein QRAAPSATDGAAATALRSVLHRVNQAAERAGRAPDRIRVVAVSKTKPVPLLRQVYDAGHRCFGENYVQELVEKAPQLPEDIEWHFIGNLQSNKVKTLLTGVPNLAMVETVDDEKIANHLNRAIGNIGRKPLKVLVQVNTSGEESKSGVEPAGCVDLVKHISMNCPNLEFCGLMTIGMPDYTSTPENFKTLASCRSEVCKALGIAEEQCELSMGMSGDFELAIEMGSTNVRIGSTIFGAREYPKKQ, from the exons CAAAGGGCGGCGCCTTCCGCTACGGACGGCGCGGCTGCGACAGCTCTGCGCTCAGTCCTCCATCGGGTTAACCAGGCAGCCGAGAGGGCCGGTCGTGCGCCGGACCGGATCAGAGTTGTGGCCGTGAGCAAGACTAAGCCGGTCCCCCTCCTCCGCCAAGTGTACGACGCCGGACACCGCTGCTTCGGAGAGAATTATGTCCAAGAGCTCGTTGAGAAAGCTCCTCAG CTGCCGGAAGACATAGAATGGCATTTTATTGGAAATTTGCAAAGCAATAAAGTGAAGACACTTCTGA CTGGGGTACCAAATCTTGCCATGGTGGAGACTGTAGATGATGAGAAG ATTGCAAATCATCTTAACCGGGCAATTGGAAACATTGGAAGGAAACCTTTGAAAGTATTGGTCCAAGTCAATACAAGTGGTGAAGAAT CTAAATCTGGTGTTGAACCTGCTGGTTGTGTGGATCTTGTGAAGCATATTAGTATGAACTGCCCTAATCTTGAATTTTGTGGCCTGATGACAATAGGAATGCCAGATTACACTTCTACCCCAGAGAATTTCAAG ACATTAGCAAGCTGTAGAAGCGAAGTGTGCAAGGCCCTTGGGATAGCAGAAGAGCAGTGTGAGCTGTCAATGGGCATGTCTGGTGACTTTGAGCTTGCT ATTGAGATGGGCAGCACAAATGTTAGGATTGGATCTACCATATTTGGAGCCAGAGAGTATCCAAAGAAACAGTAA
- the LOC105168605 gene encoding pentatricopeptide repeat-containing protein At4g04370, which yields MNKLKLTYVRSLKLPPPPVIAAATTTTKSFNATITRLSAQGFHRQVLLTFTSMLKSPTATPDAFTYPSLFKACTSLSLYSLGPSLHQQIIIIVNGFSSDPYVSCSLINFYSKFNNIGYARKVFDMMPHRNVVPWTAIVGCYAHAGDMRNAFLMYNSMQSEGILPCPVTILNLLSGICESEHVRALHARVIKCGYMRDIVLVNCLLSVYAKSGRVEDARELFELLGEKDIVSWNSLINAYSSMGNLNEVLNLFSRMRVENIEPDQQTFGSLVTAVAREGSFEVGKVVHGQIVTSGFELDKHVGTSLVALYSRCRKVDDALQIFERAADKDTVFWTAMISALVQNDSADEALRVFQELLVSSLMPSSATMACILAACAQLGSTKLGTSIHCYILRQQMAVDIPMQNSLVSMYAKCGLLEQSFIVFSMMGERDVVSWNAIVAGYAQNGYLSEALDLFHEMRVARQQPDSITVVALLQACASIGAYHQGKWIHNYVVRNCLGPCIRIGTALVDMYAKCGDLDSARKCFDRMPQHDTVSWSTIIAGYGSHGKGETALEMYSEFLQNGLSPNDVIFLSILYACSHNGLVDSGMMVFESMKNDHKIEPTVEHCACIVDLLCRAGKVQDAYAFYRKMFAEPMVDVLGILLDACRNSGQEELGCVIAKEISELWPADAGKYVQLAHSFASMARWDGVGEAWSQMRSLGLRKLPGWSFIEMHGTITPFFTRHSSHPEYANIVSMLKNLTDDTKEVISTSEHEEFSLDSYVL from the exons ATGAACAAGCTCAAACTCACCTACGTCCGCTCCCTGAAGCTACCACCGCCACCAGTAATTGCCGCCGCAACAACCACTACGAAATCTTTCAATGCCACAATCACCCGGCTCTCCGCCCAAGGCTTCCACCGCCAAGTTCTCCTCACTTTCACCTCCATGCTCAAGTCCCCCACCGCTACTCCTGATGCTTTCACATACCCTTCCCTTTTCAAGGCTTGCACTTCTCTTAGCCTTTATTCCCTTGGCCCCTCGCTGCACCAACAGATTATC ATTATCGTTAATGGGTTCTCCTCAGACCCCTATGTTTCCTGTTCACTGATTAATTTCtactcaaaattcaataacattGGCTATGCCCGAAAAGTGTTTGACATGATGCCTCACAGAAATGTCGTCCCGTGGACAGCTATTGTTGGATGTTATGCTCATGCTGGTGATATGAGAAATGCATTCTTGATGTATAACTCTATGCAGTCTGAAGGCATCCTACCTTGTCCGGTTACTATTTTGAATCTGCTTTCGGGGATTTGCGAGAGTGAGCACGTCAGAGCCTTGCATGCTCGCGTGATTAAATGTGGTTATATGCGCGACATAGTTTTAGTCAATTGTTTACTGAGTGTATATGCCAAGAGTGGAAGAGTAGAAGATGCTAGGGAGTTGTTTGAATTGTTGGGTGAGAAAGATATTGTTTCTTGGAATAGTCTAATTAACGCCTATTCTTCAATGGGGAACCTTAATGAAGTTTTAAATCTCTTCTCCAGAATGAGGGTTGAGAATATAGAACCTGATCAGCAGACTTTTGGGTCATTGGTCACTGCTGTCGCAAGAGAAGGTAGTTTTGAAGTGGGAAAAGTTGTACACGGGCAGATAGTTACTTCTGGATTTGAATTGGATAAACATGTAGGAACATCACTTGTAGCATTGTATTCAAGATGCAGAAAGGTGGATGATgcattacaaatatttgagAGGGCAGCTGATAAGGATACAGTATTTTGGACAGCTATGATCTCTGCCCTTGTACAGAATGATTCTGCCGACGAGGCATTGAGAGTGTTTCAAGAATTGTTGGTTTCAAGCTTGATGCCATCTTCTGCAACCATGGCGTGCATTCTTGCAGCTTGTGCACAACTCGGTTCTACTAAACTTGGAACATCAATACATTGCTACATATTAAGGCAACAAATGGCTGTAGATATTCCTATGCAAAATTCTCTTGTTAGTATGTACGCGAAATGTGGCCTTCTGGAGCAgagttttattgtttttagcATGATGGGAGAAAGAGATGTTGTTTCCTGGAATGCAATTGTTGCTGGGTATGCACAGAATGGATATTTAAGTGAGGCCTTGGACTTATTTCATGAGATGAGGGTAGCTCGCCAACAACCGGATTCAATCACTGTTGTTGCCCTTCTCCAAGCATGTGCTTCCATTGGGGCATACCATCAGGGAAAGtggattcataattatgttgtCAGAAACTGTCTAGGACCATGCATTAGGATAGGCACAGCCTTGGTTGATATGTATGCTAAATGTGGTGACCTAGATTCTGCTAGAAAGTGCTTTGACAGAATGCCACAGCACGACACTGTTTCTTGGAGCACTATTATAGCAGGATATGGTAGTCATGGGAAAGGGGAAACTGCTTTGGAGATGTACTCTGAGTTTCTGCAGAATGGGCTTTCACCCAATGATGTCATTTTCTTATCCATCCTTTATGCCTGCAGTCACAACGGGCTTGTTGATAGTGGTATGATGGTGTTCGAGTCCATGAAAAATGATCATAAGATTGAACCAACAGTTGAACACTGTGCATGCATTGTTGATCTCCTTTGCCGAGCTGGCAAGGTACAAGATGCATATGCCTTCTATAGGAAGATGTTTGCAGAACCAATGGTTGATGTTCTTGGCATATTACTTGATGCTTGCCGGAATTCTGGCCAGGAAGAGCTTGGGTGCGTTATTGCCAAGGAAATTTCTGAACTCTGGCCTGCAGATGCTGGTAAGTATGTGCAACTAGCTCACAGCTTTGCTTCAATGGCCAGATGGGATGGTGTGGGTGAAGCTTGGTCTCAAATGAGATCTCTTGGACTGAGGAAACTGCCAGGTTGGAGTTTCATTGAAATGCATGGCACAATCACCCCATTTTTTACGCGCCATAGTTCACATCCTGAATATGCAAACATAGTCTCCATGTTGAAAAATCTAACAGATGATACTAAGGAAGTAATATCAACTTCAGAACATGAAGAATTTTCCCTTGATTCTTATGTGCTTTGA
- the LOC105167999 gene encoding calcium permeable stress-gated cation channel 1-like isoform X1 produces MATFADIGVAAGINILFAVAFLVAFAILRLQPINDRVYFPKWYLKGLRSSPMHSGSFVSKFVNLDWRSYVRFLNWVPDALRMPEPELIDHAGLDSAVYLRIYLLGLKIFIPIALLSWAILVPVNWTNNTLAKSEATDKLQFSDIDKLSISNVPYGSLRFWTHIVMAYAFTFWTCYTLIKEYATTAAMRLHFLASERSRPDQFTVLVRNVPPDPDESVSESVEHFFLVNHPDHYLTQQVVINANKLAKLVKEKKSKQNWLDYYQLKYSRNQSKRPVTKTGFLGLWGEKVDAIDYQAAEIERLSKEIAEERERLKSDPKYIMPAAFVSFRSRWGAAVCAQTQQTRNPTLWLTEWAPEPRDVYWDNLAIPYVSLTIRRLVAAVAFFFLTFFFMIPVTIVQSLANIEGIERRAPFLKPIIEISFIKSVIQGFLPGIALKIFLIVLPTILMMMSKFEGFLSISALERRSALRYYIFNFVNVFLVSVIAGTAFQQLDSFLHQSANEIPKTIGVAIPMKATFFITYVMVDGWAGVAGEILRLKPLIIFHLKNFFLVKTEKDREEAMDPGSIGFNTGEPQIQLYFLLGLVYAVVTPVFLPFILVFFALAYVVFRHQIINVYNQEYESAAAFWPDVHGRIISALVFSQLVLMGLMSTKGAAQSTPFLIALPVLTIWFHRFCKGRYEPAFIRYPLQEAMMKDTLERAREPNLNLKSYLRYAYIHPVFKNDEDGEHDDDISEKLDETVLVPTKRQSRKNTPAPSMLSGASSPSLPDVAENPQGLKP; encoded by the exons ATGGCCACATTTGCGGATATAGGTGTTGCAGCCGGAATAAACATTCTCTTTGCAGTAGCTTTCCTTGTCGCATTTGCTATCCTGCGCCTCCAGCCAATTAATGATAGGGTATACTTTCCAAAATGGTACCTCAAGGGTTTGAGAAGCAGCCCTATGCATTCAGGATCATTTGTAAGCAAATTTGTCAATTTGGACTGGAGATCGTATGTTAGGTTTTTGAATTGGGTGCCAGATGCACTAAGAATGCCAGAGCCAGAGCTTATTGATCATGCAGGGCTGGATTCGGCTGTGTACTTGAGAATTTATTTGCTGGG ACTTAAGATATTTATTCCTATAGCTTTACTTTCATGGGCAATCCTGGTGCCGGTCAACTGGACAAACAACACTTTAGCAAAATCTGAAGCAACCGATAAGCTACAGTTCAGTGACATTGACAAGCTTTCCATTTCAAATGTTCCGTATGGATCACTAAG GTTTTGGACTCATATAGTGATGGCCTATGCGTTTACTTTCTGGACTTGCTATACTTTGATAAAGGAGTATGCAACAACTGCAGCAATGCGCTTACACTTTCTTGCTTCTGAAAGATCTCGACCAGATCAGTTCACG GTGCTTGTTAGAAATGTGCCACCAGATCCAGATGAATCAGTGAGTGAATCTGTGGAGCATTTTTTCCTGGTCAACCATCCAGATCACTATCTTACCCAACAG GTTGTAATCAATGCCAATAAACTTGCAAAACTGGTAAAGGAGAAGAAAAGTAAGCAGAATTGGCTCGACTAttaccaattaaaatattcaagaaatcaaTCAAAAAGGCCCGTCACAAAG ACTGGTTTTCTTGGCCTTTGGGGGGAAAAAGTGGATGCAATTGATTATCAGGCAGCAGAAATTGAGAGATTATCAAAAGAA ATAGCTGAAGAGAGGGAGAGGTTAAAATCTGATCCTAAGTATATCATGCCGGCAGCATTTGTTTCCTTTAGAAGTAGGTGGGGTGCTGCTGTTTGTGCACAAACACAACAAACAAGAAATCCAACTTTGTGGTTAACGGAGTGGGCTCCAGAGCCACGTGATGTCTACTGGGATAACCTTGCGATTCCCTATGTTTCACTGACTATTAGGAGGCTTGTTGCTGCTGttgctttcttcttccttACATTCTTCTTCATGATCCCTGTCACTATTGTGCAATCTCTTGCAAATATCGAGGGTATTGAGAGAAGGGCACCATTTTTAAAGCCGATAATTGAAAT ATCCTTTATCAAGTCTGTAATTCAAGGTTTTCTACCTGGGATTGCTTTGAAGATTTTCCTCATAGTGCTGCCGACGATACTGATGATGATGTCCAAATTTGAGGGGTTCCTGTCCATATCAGCATTGGAGAGGAGGTCTGCCTTAAGATATTATATCTTCAACTTTGTCAACGTCTTCCTTGTGAGCGTAATAGCAGGAACTGCATTCCAACAGCTTGATAGTTTTCTTCATCAGTCTGCAAATGA AATCCCTAAAACAATTGGTGTTGCGATCCCTATGAAAGCAACTTTCTTCATTACTTATGTAATGGTGGACGGATGGGCTGGTGTTGCTGGGGAGATCTTAAGATTGAAACCCTTGATAATCTTCCATCTAAAGAATTTCTTTCTGGTGAAGACTGAAAAGGATAGAGAAGAGGCAATGGATCCAGGAAGCATTGGTTTCAATACTGGTGAACCTCAAATACAGTTATATTTCCTCCTAGGCCTTGTCTATGCTGTGGTCACACCAGTTTTCCTCCCTTTTATATTGGTTTTCTTTGCCCTGGCATATGTCGTTTTCCGTCATCAG ATCATAAATGTGTATAACCAAGAATATGAAAGTGCTGCAGCATTTTGGCCTGATGTCCACGGACGCATAATCTCTGCACTGGTCTTCTCACAGCTTGTTCTAATGGGATTAATGAGTACCAAAGGGGCTGCTCAGTCCACCCCGTTTCTTATTGCGCTTCCAGTCTTGACCATTTGGTTCCATAGGTTCTGCAAAGGCCGTTATGAACCTGCTTTTATTAGATATCCTTTACAG GAAGCGATGATGAAAGATACTCTTGAACGTGCAAGAGAACCGAACCTGAACCTGAAAAGCTATCTCCGGTATGCTTACATCCACCcagtttttaaaaatgatgagGATGGTGAACATGATGATGATATCAGTGAAAAATTAGACGAGACTGTGCTAGTACCTACCAAACGACAGTCGCGAAAGAATACCCCTGCTCCCAGCATGCTTAGTGGTGCATCCTCGCCATCACTTCCAGATGTTGCTGAAAATCCCCAGGGTCTTAAACCATGA
- the LOC105167999 gene encoding calcium permeable stress-gated cation channel 1-like isoform X2, which translates to MAYAFTFWTCYTLIKEYATTAAMRLHFLASERSRPDQFTVLVRNVPPDPDESVSESVEHFFLVNHPDHYLTQQVVINANKLAKLVKEKKSKQNWLDYYQLKYSRNQSKRPVTKTGFLGLWGEKVDAIDYQAAEIERLSKEIAEERERLKSDPKYIMPAAFVSFRSRWGAAVCAQTQQTRNPTLWLTEWAPEPRDVYWDNLAIPYVSLTIRRLVAAVAFFFLTFFFMIPVTIVQSLANIEGIERRAPFLKPIIEISFIKSVIQGFLPGIALKIFLIVLPTILMMMSKFEGFLSISALERRSALRYYIFNFVNVFLVSVIAGTAFQQLDSFLHQSANEIPKTIGVAIPMKATFFITYVMVDGWAGVAGEILRLKPLIIFHLKNFFLVKTEKDREEAMDPGSIGFNTGEPQIQLYFLLGLVYAVVTPVFLPFILVFFALAYVVFRHQIINVYNQEYESAAAFWPDVHGRIISALVFSQLVLMGLMSTKGAAQSTPFLIALPVLTIWFHRFCKGRYEPAFIRYPLQEAMMKDTLERAREPNLNLKSYLRYAYIHPVFKNDEDGEHDDDISEKLDETVLVPTKRQSRKNTPAPSMLSGASSPSLPDVAENPQGLKP; encoded by the exons ATGGCCTATGCGTTTACTTTCTGGACTTGCTATACTTTGATAAAGGAGTATGCAACAACTGCAGCAATGCGCTTACACTTTCTTGCTTCTGAAAGATCTCGACCAGATCAGTTCACG GTGCTTGTTAGAAATGTGCCACCAGATCCAGATGAATCAGTGAGTGAATCTGTGGAGCATTTTTTCCTGGTCAACCATCCAGATCACTATCTTACCCAACAG GTTGTAATCAATGCCAATAAACTTGCAAAACTGGTAAAGGAGAAGAAAAGTAAGCAGAATTGGCTCGACTAttaccaattaaaatattcaagaaatcaaTCAAAAAGGCCCGTCACAAAG ACTGGTTTTCTTGGCCTTTGGGGGGAAAAAGTGGATGCAATTGATTATCAGGCAGCAGAAATTGAGAGATTATCAAAAGAA ATAGCTGAAGAGAGGGAGAGGTTAAAATCTGATCCTAAGTATATCATGCCGGCAGCATTTGTTTCCTTTAGAAGTAGGTGGGGTGCTGCTGTTTGTGCACAAACACAACAAACAAGAAATCCAACTTTGTGGTTAACGGAGTGGGCTCCAGAGCCACGTGATGTCTACTGGGATAACCTTGCGATTCCCTATGTTTCACTGACTATTAGGAGGCTTGTTGCTGCTGttgctttcttcttccttACATTCTTCTTCATGATCCCTGTCACTATTGTGCAATCTCTTGCAAATATCGAGGGTATTGAGAGAAGGGCACCATTTTTAAAGCCGATAATTGAAAT ATCCTTTATCAAGTCTGTAATTCAAGGTTTTCTACCTGGGATTGCTTTGAAGATTTTCCTCATAGTGCTGCCGACGATACTGATGATGATGTCCAAATTTGAGGGGTTCCTGTCCATATCAGCATTGGAGAGGAGGTCTGCCTTAAGATATTATATCTTCAACTTTGTCAACGTCTTCCTTGTGAGCGTAATAGCAGGAACTGCATTCCAACAGCTTGATAGTTTTCTTCATCAGTCTGCAAATGA AATCCCTAAAACAATTGGTGTTGCGATCCCTATGAAAGCAACTTTCTTCATTACTTATGTAATGGTGGACGGATGGGCTGGTGTTGCTGGGGAGATCTTAAGATTGAAACCCTTGATAATCTTCCATCTAAAGAATTTCTTTCTGGTGAAGACTGAAAAGGATAGAGAAGAGGCAATGGATCCAGGAAGCATTGGTTTCAATACTGGTGAACCTCAAATACAGTTATATTTCCTCCTAGGCCTTGTCTATGCTGTGGTCACACCAGTTTTCCTCCCTTTTATATTGGTTTTCTTTGCCCTGGCATATGTCGTTTTCCGTCATCAG ATCATAAATGTGTATAACCAAGAATATGAAAGTGCTGCAGCATTTTGGCCTGATGTCCACGGACGCATAATCTCTGCACTGGTCTTCTCACAGCTTGTTCTAATGGGATTAATGAGTACCAAAGGGGCTGCTCAGTCCACCCCGTTTCTTATTGCGCTTCCAGTCTTGACCATTTGGTTCCATAGGTTCTGCAAAGGCCGTTATGAACCTGCTTTTATTAGATATCCTTTACAG GAAGCGATGATGAAAGATACTCTTGAACGTGCAAGAGAACCGAACCTGAACCTGAAAAGCTATCTCCGGTATGCTTACATCCACCcagtttttaaaaatgatgagGATGGTGAACATGATGATGATATCAGTGAAAAATTAGACGAGACTGTGCTAGTACCTACCAAACGACAGTCGCGAAAGAATACCCCTGCTCCCAGCATGCTTAGTGGTGCATCCTCGCCATCACTTCCAGATGTTGCTGAAAATCCCCAGGGTCTTAAACCATGA